The nucleotide sequence GCGTAGGCGTACAGCAGGGTGATGTCCGCGGGGATGGTCACAGGCATGGTGAACGCGCCTCCGACCCCGGTGGCGAAGCCGGTCGCTCCGACGAGCCGCATGTGGGTGGCGATGAGGCGGTCGATGGCCTTCTCCACTTCGCCGTGGTGGGCGAGGCTCTCCTCGGCGATCTCGCGAGCGCTCGACAGCGGCCCTATACCGTCGATGCCGATCGAGATGACCTTGTTGATGACCACCATCCCGGTGGACGCAGGTGCCATTGGGCTCGTCATGTTGTCTCCTGGCTGAGGTTTGTCGGTCATCTAGCGGGGTTCTTGGTCGTCTGGGGTTGGAGACAGACGGTCAGGGCTTCTTGACCGCACCGCGGTAGCCGTTCCGTGTTCCAGGCTCGACACCTGGCAGCGTCATCCGCCCGTTGGCAGGGAAGAGACGCGCGCTGATCGCTCCTGCTGACGGGGGCTTGTCGGCGTACTCCGGCGACGGCCTCCGGGCGATCTCCGAAATGGTCAAGAAGTCACCGGTTTCGAGCTCGGTGAAGACGTGGGCAATGTGCTTGGCGATGTCTCCGCGCCTCGTGCTGGGGGACTCGGCGTCGCGTGGCCGGGCCGGTGTGGCGTCGTTGCCCTCCCGGTCGGGGCGGAGGTCCCGGTCGGTGTCTGATAGGGGCTTGAGCTGGCTCTCGGTCGGCTCGGGCCGTTCCCAGAGGTCGATGGCCAGCGTCGCGAGATAGCGGGAGCGGGCCTCGATGGCTGAGGTGGTCCACGCCTCGGGCAGCGTTCGATTCAAGGTGAGCGCCGAGTGCTCGAGCAGGTGGCGGCGCTTGGAAGCCCAGCTGCCGTTCGACAATGTCGCGTTCAGCGACCCGGTGACGAGCGTCAGGTTGCCGATGGTGTGCAGCAGCTCTGCGCGACGCCCGCGCTCGTGCTCGGTGTCATCGAGCGCGGCGGGAAGCGCCCAGTGCTCCTCCCAGTGCTGAGGGAGCAGGTGCTCGACCGACAGCTTCCTGCTCGGAGGCACTGGCTCGGTCCTCGCGGTGCGCGCAGTCATCTCGAGGGCCAGCAGGACGCGCTGAAGCCGGTCGCGCTTGAGCAACCGGTACAGCGGCAGTGTCGTCAGGCTCCGGGTGACTTCGTCGTCGGCTGGCCACATCCCGGAGTCGGAGCCCTGTTCAGCGAGGTAGCTGGTCACGACCGCTCCGGCTGGTCCGGCTCCCGTGCCGAGCCGGCGAAGCAGTTCGAGGAACATGCGGTTGTAGTTCTTGGTGGTGAGGCGGGCGAGGCTGCGCCGCACCACGTAGGACTCCAAGGACTGCACCGCGCGTGCCCGCTCGACTCCCTCGGTGTTCGCGAACAGCCAGAGGAGCAGGGGGGTCATCGTCGTGGTGTCGACGATCTCCATGCGCTCCAGCCGCTGCTGGTCCAGGTCGTCGCCGGCGTGGCCGTTATCGAGCTCCTCGTAGACCACGGCGTAGCGGGTGACCTCCCGCAGCAGCTCCTCGGCGCGGTCCGGGTCGTTGCCCACGTGGGCGCGGACGGCGGGGAAGAGCTGGTGCGCCTGCACCTCGCGCTGCAGGAATACGGTGAGGAAGTATCCCATGAACGCGTCCAGCCGCGGCCGCAGCAACCTGCCCTGCCGCACCTGCTGCTGCCAGCCCTTGGTCTCCAGCGGCGCCCAGTACTTCTCGTACAGGTCCTCCACCGGCCGGTCGTGGTCCTGCAGAGTGCGGAAGAGGAGGTTCTTGATCAGGTCGGACGCGCGCAGCGGGGTGCCCCGCGCGTTCAGAGTCTCGAAGATCACCTGCGCGTTGTCGTCCTTGCCGAGGTCGATGAGGACGACCTCGAGCTGGGTGAGCAGGACGTTGCTGACGGCAGTCAGCTCGGCCGCCCCTGCCTCGGCGTCGAGGCCCGCGACCAGCTGCTCCGCTGCTGTCCGGAACCAGGTGTAGGCACCGACGATCCCGGTCACGGTGTCGGAGTACGGCGTCGTCAGGTGCTGGCCGGTCATCACCGACCGGTAGCCGAACCGGTCGACGTTGGTCGGCCACAGACGGAAGTGTTCCTCGGGGCGTTCGACGAGATCGGGGTCGTTGACGAGGAGCTTGGTGAGCCGCTTCGCCATCTGCGCGTCGTGCAGGCCGTGGGTGCTGAAGCTATCCCGCACAGCGGCGATCAGCAGCTGCAGCGTCGTGAGTCGCTGCTGCCCGTCGATGACCTCGCGCACCTCGAGGCCGCCATGCGCGGTGCGCTTGACCTCCAGGACGACGGCGCCCATGAAGTGCGGGACGGTGTCGCCGTCCGCGGCGCGGTCCTTCGTGGCCAGGACGTCCTCCCACAGGGGCAGCCACTGGCTGTCGCGTGTCCAGACGTACGGCCGTTGAAACAGGGGCACCACCAGACGGAGATCGGAGTGGAAGACCCTGGCGAGGTCGCGGGGGTGTGCTTCCACCGTCGGCGCTCCTTCTGTAGTGGCGGTCTTGCGGGTGCGGCGAGGGTCAGGACTGCAGCGCGGCGCGGCAGTGGTTCTCCTCGAGCAAGAGGTCGGGCGCGGGCGGAGACAGGCCAGCGGATGCCGATCTTGGTGGGGTGATGACCGAACTCGAGGTCCAGGTCCACCTGTAGCCACCCACGATCTGTTGCCGCTGCATCACACCGCGCTGGGGGAGGGGGGCGGTGACGGCAGGGGCGCCGACGCCGGCGGAGTTCTCGTGTCCGATGAGGATCCGAGACTGCCCGCCGGCGGAGCCGGGGCGGCCCACCCGACGATGGCCGGCTTGCGATCGGCGTAGGTGGTGCCGGAGCCGCGGCCGGGCTGCGGAACCACCTTCGGCTTGCCGCCGACGTAGATGTTGAGGCCGCGAGCGGGTCCCGGCCCGGGGGCGGGCGAAGGAAAATGGACCCATGGGCAAGCCTCTCTCACAGCGGTAGTGCGTCGAGTCTTGTGGTGCCGTGAGCGGCTACCCATGTCGTCGCACGGGGAAGAGTACGGGGAATGTGTTGTGCGCATACGTCTTTCGGAGAATCTCGTCGACCCTCGGGAATCTCGTGGTTGGCGTCCCCGTGTGGTCAAACTCGTTTCGCCCTCCCGATGGTGTCAGCGGCGGAGTTCTGACGGTGCCGCGCTGCCGTGTATGGCTGAGGCTCCTCACGAGGCCGCTGTCGCCCAGCGGCGGGGTGGGTCGCAAAACCGCCGGGTGAAGGGACTGCTGGGCCGTCCCCTCCGCCCTCGCATCCGGCTGCGGGACGATGCTGGGGCGAGTGCCTTACAGCTCCGGTGACTCCTTCTCCACGGGCTGAGCAGCACGTTCGCCTGCTCGATTGTCATGGGGTCGCTCGGGTGAGGGTTGGCATGGCGGTGCGAGCGCGCTACCGCTTCTCTCCGCGGACCTGCGGTGATGGTCAACGGGGGTCGGCGTACTAGGACCTGTTGGGCTGGACGGGGACAGTCATGAGGGTTCACCGGGGAGCGGCGGACGGTCGCAGCAAGGCCTGCACGTCCTGCTGACCCCAGGCCTGCGGCAGGCCGGTAGGTACCCGCACCGGGCGCGAGAGCAGCGCCAGAACGGGTGGAGGCCGCCCGAGGGACAGGGACGGGAACACTGCGGGCCGGTGTGGGGCGGGTGACAGCCTTGCTGCGACCGGCGGGGGGAATCGGGTTCGGCATGCGAGCACCGGTGTCGTCACCGCAGGGCAGCGCGATGCCCGCATCCGCCGTCAGTGAGCCGGAGGGCGGTAGGGGTGTCTGACCTGCATGTTCGTCAGCGCGGTTCCCCGAGGTGCGCTCCGTGTGCGCAGGCCTCGGCGCAGCGGGGCGAACCTGGACGTCCCGGCGAGGGAACTGCGGCGGCCTGGTGGGTTGGCGCGCGAAGGGGATTGACGCCGGCAACGGAGGCTCGAGGAGGTCGTGACGGCTGTCTCACATGAGGCACCGTCACTGAACCAAACTATCTATCGGACACGGGCACGTTGCCAATCTCGGGGGCAGTCGGGGTGCGCCGTCGTCCGGTGCCCGATCGGCTGGTGAGACTGCGGTTAGACCGGGGGAAACGGGGGTTCAGGCGGGCGGCAGCCGAAGAGCGGCGGTGTAGTCCTTGCCGTCCTTGCGGTGGGAAGCAAACGACCGCAGCCCAGTGAAGTCGCCGCGGCAGATCTCTGCGGCCAGCCGGTGAGCGAGGACGGCGCCGCGGAGCGTGCCCGGCGTGAAGGTTGGACACACGGCGTCGAGGTCCGCTGCCAGTCGGTCGTGATGAGCAGCGGCGACGTCGAGGCCACCGCCGGAGGAGAAGGTGACGATCGCCGCGAGCCGTAGCTGGTTCTGGAGGATCTGAACTCCTGCGTCCTCACGGTCTCCGGTGAGCCGGTCCAGGACAAGCTCGCTGAGCGCGAGCGTCCGTGCCCAGGCGAGGCCTGTGCTGTTCTCGTCCCCGGCATACCTGTCGACCATCCCGGTGATCCGCAGCTGTCGTGGGTCGGTCATCTCGGCCTCCAGTTCGTGGTGCGGCCAGGGCCTCTGGAGTTCCCCCAAGCGGCGGCAACAGCCGGAGGCCTGACGTGATGGGCTTGCTCAGCGCAGGCGGCCGCCCTGGTGGCCACCGGTCGGCGATCACCGTCATCCAGCGACTGCGGAGAGTGCATGCCAGCACCTTTGCACACTGCTTGGCCACGGACGCTCATCGTCACCGGCATCGCCGCCCACGATCAGCTGCTTCAGCCGCACATCCGCTTCAACCAGGCTTTGCGCGCGCCAAAGCGACGTGCCAAGGACAGATGATGAGCTGGAGCTCGTTGTCGTCGGCGACCCTGCGCAGGCCGCAGCTCGCCGGAGGTGCAGTCCATCGCCGGACGCTCACCTCTGAGGAAGACGACCTAGACGCAAGAAAGCCCCGGCCGTGGAGACCGGGGCTGTTCGTGTTCTGGGTGTCCGAGGGGGGACTTGAACCCCCACGCCCGTTAATAGGGCACTAGCACCTCAAGCTAGCGCGTCTGCCATTCCGCCACTCGGACATGCGCACAGCAGCATGCTTGCCTGCGCTGGGCTAGGTTAGCCGACGCGGTGTGCGCTTCCCAAACCGGGTGGTCAGCGGGTGACGACCTTGCGCCGTCCCGGTCCGAAGGCCCTGTGGCACCACCCGAGTGGTAGGAAGACCCGGTGGCCCCCAGTGATGACACGAGCACCGAGTCCAGGGCTGAGGCTGAGGTCGTCGAGCTCACCAGCCAGCTGATCCGCATCGACACCACCAACACCGGCGACCCCGCCACCGTGGTGGGCGAGGAGGAGGCCGCCCGCTGGGTGATCGCCCAGCTGGAGGAGGTCGGCTACGAGACCACCTACGTGGAGTCGGGCATGCCCGGCCGCGCCAACGTCTTCTGCCGGCTGCCCGGCGCCGACCCCGCCCGCGGCGCCCTGCTCATGCACGGCCACCTCGACGTCGTGCCCGCCGAGCCCGGCGAGTGGTCGGTGCACCCCTTCTCCGGCGCGGTCAAGGACGGCTACGTCTGGGGCCGGGGCGCGGTGGACATGAAGGACATGGTGGCCATGACGCTGGCCGTCGCCCGCCAGTTCAAGGCCGAGGGCGTGGTTCCCCCGCGCGACGTCGTCTTCGCCTTCCTGGCCGACGAGGAGGCCGGCGGCAAGTGGGGCTCGCACTGGCTGGTGGAGCACCGCCCCGACCTGTTCGCCGGCGTCACCGAGGCCGTGGGCGAGGTGGGCGGCTTCTCCCTCACCGTGGCCCGCCCCGACGGTGCCGAGCGCCGCCTGTACCTGCTGGAGACCGCGGAGAAGGGCATCGCCTGGATGCGGCTGCGCGCCACCGCCACCCCCGGCCACGGGTCCTTCCTGCACTCCGACAACGCCGTCACCCGGCTGGCCGAGGCCGTCGCCAGGCTGGGCAACCACACCTTCCCGCTGGTGATGACCGACAGCGTCCGCGAGTTCCTCACCGCCACGGGGGAGGAGACCGGCCTGGACTTCGACCCCGACTCACCGGACCTGGACGGCACCCTGGCCAAGCTGGGCTCCATCGCCCGCATCGTCGGGGCCACCCTGCGCGACACCGCCAACCCCACCATGCTGCAGGCCGGCTACAAGGCCAACGTCATCCCGGCCACCGCCGAGGCTGTGGTGGACTGCCGCGTCCTGCCCGGCCGCCGCGCCGCCTTCGAGGCCGAGGTGGACGCCCTGCTCGGGCCGGACATCGAGCGCGAGTGGGTGACCGCGCTGGAGCCCTACGAGACCACCTTCGACGGCGAGCTGGTGGACGCCATGAACGCCGCCCTGCTCGCCCACGACCCGCACGCCCGGCTGGTGCCCTACATGCTCTCCGGCGGCACCGACGCCAAGGCCTTCGACAAGCTGGGCATCCGCTGCTTCGGCTTTGCCCCGCTGCAGCTGCCCCCCGAGCTGGACTTCGCCGCGCTGTTCCACGGCATCGACGAGCGGGTTCCGGTGTCTGCCCTGAAGTTCGGCACCCGCGTGCTCGACCAGTTCCTCCGCACCTGCTGACCATCCCCACCTGCTGAGCCACCCCCTTGAGGAGTCCGATGGATGTCGCCGGCAAGACCGTCCTGATCACCGGCGGGGCCTCCGGCTTCGGCGCCACCGCCGCCCGCCGGCTGGCGACCCAGGGCGCGCAGGTGGCCCTGGTCGACCGCAGTGCCGACGCCGTCACCGCCCTGGCCGAGGAGCTCGGCGGCCTGGCCGTCGTCGGCGACGTCAGCGACCCGGACACCGCCAGCCGGATGGTGGCCGAGACCGAGGAGCGCTTCGGCCGCCTCGACGTGGCGTTCCTCAACGCCGGGGTGATCGGCGGCCAGTCCGCCTGCGACGACACCTTCGACCTGGCCCGCTACCGGGCGGTGGTCGGGGTGAACCTGGACGCCGTGGTCTTCGGCACCTGCGCCGTGGTGCCCGCGCTGCGCCGCGCCGGAGGGGGACAGGTGGTGGCCACCGCCTCGCTGGCCGGCCTGGTGGCCATCCCGGGCGACCCGGTGTACACGCTCACCAAGCACGCGGTGGTGGGCTACGTCCGCTCGGTGGGTGCGCAGCTGGCGGGGGACGGCATCGCCGTCAACGCGATCTGCCCGGGTTTCGCCGACACCCCGCTCATCGCCGGGCAGCGCTCCGCCTTCACCGACGCCGGCTTCCCGCTGCTCACCGCCGATGACGTGGTGGACACCGTCGAGGCGGTGCTGGCCAGCGGGCAGAGCGCGCAGTGCTGGTACATCCAGCCCGGGCGCACCAGCGAGCCGTTCCGCTTCCGCAACGTGCCCGGCCCGCGCGCCGGCGCCACCACCGCCGCCGCCCCGCCGGACGACGTCATGCGGTCAGCCCACGGAGGCTGAGCTACTGGTTGATGATCTGCGGGTTGGGCCCAGCGCCCTTGCGCCGCAGCAGGCTGTTGGGCACCCGGTTGGCCAGCTCGCCCAGCGGCTCCACGGCCCGGTTGAGCACCAGCACCGACTGCTGCAGGTCCTTGAGCACGTCGCCCAGGTGCAGCAGCTGGTCCAGGGTGCCGCCGTCGGCGGTGAGCTTCTCCACGAAGCCGTCCTCGGCGAGCAGCCGGTCGGCCAGCCCCTGCTCGCGCAGCAGCAGCTCCAGCAGCCCGTTCTCGTGGGTGATGCGGTCGAGCGCGCCGTTCTCGGCCAGCAGCCGGTCCAGCGGGCCGCCGGGGGACAGCAGCAGCTCCAGCGCACCGCCGGTCTGGGTGATGCGGTCGAGCGCGCCGCCCTCCACCAGCAGCCGGTCCAGCGGTCCACCGGGGGCCAGCACCCGCTCCAGCGCGCCCCCCTCGGCCAGCAGCCGGTCCATCGGCCCGCCGCGGCTGGCGAAGCGCTCCAGCACGCCCTCCTCGATGATCCGCTCCAGCGGCCCGCCCGGGGCGATGGCCTTGCCCAGCGGACGGTCTTCCTCCAGCGCCTCCGCCAGCTTGGTCAGCGCGCTCAGCGGACCCTGGGGGTCCTGCAGCACCCGCGCCAGCTGCTCGGCCACCCCGCCCGCGCCGAACACCGCGGTCACCTGGTCGGCGTAGCCGCCCTTGCGGCGCAGCGGTCCCTCGGCGGCGGCCAGCTGGCCGAGGCCGAGCGTCACCTGGGTGGCGGCGACGGTGACACGAACAGGCAGCGTGACGAGGCCGAGGAGGTTCATGAGGGCACCCTAGACCGGAAAGCTCACACTCGAGCGGCGCTGCCCACAGCCTGCTCGATGCTGGTGAAGCCCTCGCGCCGCAGGATCCGCGCCAGGCCCTTGTGGATGCGGCGGGCGTAGAACGGCCCGCCGTAGACGAAGCCGCTGTAGCCCTGCACCAGGCTGGCGCCGGCGGCGATGCGCTCCCAGGCGTCCTCGGCGGTCTCGATGCCGCCGACGGAGATGAGCACCAGCTCCTGGCCCACCCGGCCGTGCAGCCGCCGGAGCACCTCCACCGACCGCGCGGCCACCGGGGCGCCGGAGATCCCGCCCGCGCCGATCGCCTCCACGGTGGTGGCCGGCGTGCGCAGCCCGGCGCGGGAGACGGTGGTGTTGGTAGCCACGATGCCGGCCACGCCCAGCTCCACGGCCAGGTCGGCGATCGCGTCCACGTCGGCGTCGGAGAGGTCCGGCGCGATCTTCACCAGCACGGGGATGGACACGGTGTCCTGCACGGCGCGCAGCAGCGGCCGAAGCGACTCCACCGCCTGCAGGTCGCGCAGCCCCGGGGTGTTGGGGGAGCTGACGTTGACCACCAGGTAGTCGGCCAGCGGCGCGAGCAGCCGGGCGCTCTGCACGTAGTCGTCGGCAGCCTCGGCGGCGGGGACCACCTTGGTCTTGCCGATGTTCACCCCGACGGGCAGGTGGGTGCGGCGGCGGCGCAGCGCGTCAGCCGCAGCGCCCGCGCCGTGGTTGTTGAAGCCCATCCGGTTGACCACCGCACGGTCGTCGACCAGCCGGAACATGCGCGGCTTGGGGTTGCCCGGCTGCGCGTGGGCGGTGACGGTGCCCACCTCCACGCTCCCGAATCCCAGTGCTTCCCAGGCGTCCACCCCGGTGGCGTCCTTGTCGAAGCCGGCGGCCAGGCCGAGCGGCGCAGGGAAGTCGATGCCCAGGACGGTGCTGCGCAGCGCGGGGTCGCGCACCGTGAACACCCGGGCCAGCAGCCACCGCAGCGGCGGAAGGGCAGTGACCAGGCGGAGCAGGCCGAAGGCCAGGGTGTGGGCCTTCTCGGGGTCCAGCCGACGCAGCAGCAGGCTGAACAGCAGGCGGTACACGGTTCTCCTCGGGTGGTCAGTGCGGCGCCGAGCGCGGTGGTGGGAACGAGTGGCGCAAGGCAGAGGCTAGGTGCTGGGCGCCGGCAGCTGCTGGCCGGTCTTGCGTCGACGCAGGATCACCCGGCGGCTGCCGTCGGAGTACAGCCGCACGCGGGAGAGCTCCCAGCCGCCGAACTCCGCCTGGATGGACAGCTGCATGGTGGCCGTGACCCGGGAGACGCCCGGGGGCAGGCGCAGCGGGTGGTACTCGTACTCGATCACCGGGTGCCTCCTCCGGGGACGACTCGCTGCAGACCACCACCTGAGGCGGAGGCGACGAGCACCGCGCCGCTCGCGGAGTCCACCGCAACAGTCTCAGGCTGGGCCACGGTGTCAAGCCGGTACCGCTCCACCGGCTCGCCGCCGCCCATCGCGTAGCCCACCACCTGGTTGCGGCCGGTGACCGTGACCCACGCGAGGTCGGTGGTGGGGTCGTAGGCCACGGCGTAGGGCTGGTTGGCGACCGGGAACCGCTGCCGCATCAGCAGCGGGTCGGCGGTGAACACCATCAGCTGGCCCAGCTCCACGTCCACCACCAGCATTCGCCCGTAGCGGTCGGTGGTGCCGTTCACCGCACCCTGCCCGGCGCGCAGGCTGGTGCCGAGGTCGCCGTCGTCGAGGTTCACCTGGGTCACCGAGGTCTGCTTGCGGTCCAGCGCCACCAGCGTGCCGTCCGCGTAGCTCAGCGCCGCGACGTCGGCCAGGCCGGCGATGGTCTTGGTGACGGTGTCGTCGGCGCCGAGCACCAGCACCTCGCCCTCGGCGGTGCCCACCACGGTGGTCTGGTCGTCGATCTGCAGCGCGGCCTGCGGGGTGCCGGGCAGGGTCACCGTCGTCACGTCACCGCTGCGCTGGTCCACCCGCAGCAGGGCGCCGGGCACGGAGACCAGGAAGGGCCCGCCGGGCTTGCTCAACGACACCTGGGCGGCGCGGGCCGGCAGGGCGACGGTGCGGGCGACGCCGGCGGGGTTCTCCGAGCTGCGCAGCAGCAGCCGGTCGGGGCCCTCCACCTGCACGGCCAGCACGTGGGTGCTGGGGTCGACGGCCATCCCCCGCGCGGGGGCGCCCAGCACGGTGACGGTGCCGGCGGGAGACGCGGTGGGTGCCGTGGTGGCGGGCACGGCCGGTTCGCGCACGTTCTCCGGCGTGCTGCTGTCGCTGGAGCAGCCGGTGGCGAGCAGGGCCACCGCCGTGAGCAGGGCAGCGGCGCCCGCCGCAGCCCGTCGTGAGCCGACCATTACAGAACTCCCATGCTTGACGACGCGGTGTGTCCGCCCTGTCAGTGTGCCCTCGGCGTGGGTGCCCAGTGCCCTCGGCCTGGGTGCCCCGTCCCCTCAGCCGGAGCTGACGTCGTCCAGGGCTGCGCGGATGGCGGTGGGCAGGATCACGTCGCGCTCGGCGAGCACGCCGGTGAGCTGAGCGGCGGTGCGGGCGCCCACGATGGCGCTGGCCACGCCCGGCTGCTCGCGCACCCAGGCCAGCGCCACCGCCAGCGGTGAGACGCCCAGCCCCTCGGCCGCAGTGACCACCGCCTCCACCACCCGGGCAGCGTCCTCCCCGCGGTGCGCAGCCAGCCCGGCGGCCAGGTGCGCGCTCGCGCCCCGCGAGTCGGCGGGCACCCCGGTGCGGTACTTGCCGGTGAGCACCCCGCGGGCCAGCGGCACCGCGGCCAGCAGGCCCAGCCCGTGGTGGCGGGCGGCGGGCAGCAGCTCGCGCTCCGGCGTGCGGTCCAGCAGCGAGTACTCCGTCTGCACCGCCACCACCCCGCTGCGCTGGCCCTGCGACACGGCGGTGGCCAGCTGCCAGCCCGCGTGGTCGCGCAGCCCGGCGTACCGGGTGCGACCGGTGCTCACCGCGTGCTCGAGGGTGTCCACCACCTCCGACACCGGCGTGTGCGGGTCCCAGCTGCTCACCTGCCACAGGTCCAGGTGGTCGGTGCCCAGCTCGCTCAGCGTCTCGTCCAGCTGGCTCAGCAGCGCCCGCCGAGAGCAGTCCACCAGGCCCCCGGGGTGCAGCCCGGAGGCGGCGCTGAGCACCACCGCCGAGCGGGGCACCAGGTCGCCGATCAGCTCACCGACCACCCGCTGGGCCGCGCCGCCGGCGTAGGC is from Rhodococcus sp. X156 and encodes:
- a CDS encoding DUF262 domain-containing protein; amino-acid sequence: MEAHPRDLARVFHSDLRLVVPLFQRPYVWTRDSQWLPLWEDVLATKDRAADGDTVPHFMGAVVLEVKRTAHGGLEVREVIDGQQRLTTLQLLIAAVRDSFSTHGLHDAQMAKRLTKLLVNDPDLVERPEEHFRLWPTNVDRFGYRSVMTGQHLTTPYSDTVTGIVGAYTWFRTAAEQLVAGLDAEAGAAELTAVSNVLLTQLEVVLIDLGKDDNAQVIFETLNARGTPLRASDLIKNLLFRTLQDHDRPVEDLYEKYWAPLETKGWQQQVRQGRLLRPRLDAFMGYFLTVFLQREVQAHQLFPAVRAHVGNDPDRAEELLREVTRYAVVYEELDNGHAGDDLDQQRLERMEIVDTTTMTPLLLWLFANTEGVERARAVQSLESYVVRRSLARLTTKNYNRMFLELLRRLGTGAGPAGAVVTSYLAEQGSDSGMWPADDEVTRSLTTLPLYRLLKRDRLQRVLLALEMTARTARTEPVPPSRKLSVEHLLPQHWEEHWALPAALDDTEHERGRRAELLHTIGNLTLVTGSLNATLSNGSWASKRRHLLEHSALTLNRTLPEAWTTSAIEARSRYLATLAIDLWERPEPTESQLKPLSDTDRDLRPDREGNDATPARPRDAESPSTRRGDIAKHIAHVFTELETGDFLTISEIARRPSPEYADKPPSAGAISARLFPANGRMTLPGVEPGTRNGYRGAVKKP
- a CDS encoding M20/M25/M40 family metallo-hydrolase, which codes for MAPSDDTSTESRAEAEVVELTSQLIRIDTTNTGDPATVVGEEEAARWVIAQLEEVGYETTYVESGMPGRANVFCRLPGADPARGALLMHGHLDVVPAEPGEWSVHPFSGAVKDGYVWGRGAVDMKDMVAMTLAVARQFKAEGVVPPRDVVFAFLADEEAGGKWGSHWLVEHRPDLFAGVTEAVGEVGGFSLTVARPDGAERRLYLLETAEKGIAWMRLRATATPGHGSFLHSDNAVTRLAEAVARLGNHTFPLVMTDSVREFLTATGEETGLDFDPDSPDLDGTLAKLGSIARIVGATLRDTANPTMLQAGYKANVIPATAEAVVDCRVLPGRRAAFEAEVDALLGPDIEREWVTALEPYETTFDGELVDAMNAALLAHDPHARLVPYMLSGGTDAKAFDKLGIRCFGFAPLQLPPELDFAALFHGIDERVPVSALKFGTRVLDQFLRTC
- a CDS encoding SDR family oxidoreductase, yielding MDVAGKTVLITGGASGFGATAARRLATQGAQVALVDRSADAVTALAEELGGLAVVGDVSDPDTASRMVAETEERFGRLDVAFLNAGVIGGQSACDDTFDLARYRAVVGVNLDAVVFGTCAVVPALRRAGGGQVVATASLAGLVAIPGDPVYTLTKHAVVGYVRSVGAQLAGDGIAVNAICPGFADTPLIAGQRSAFTDAGFPLLTADDVVDTVEAVLASGQSAQCWYIQPGRTSEPFRFRNVPGPRAGATTAAAPPDDVMRSAHGG
- a CDS encoding ABC transporter, whose product is MNLLGLVTLPVRVTVAATQVTLGLGQLAAAEGPLRRKGGYADQVTAVFGAGGVAEQLARVLQDPQGPLSALTKLAEALEEDRPLGKAIAPGGPLERIIEEGVLERFASRGGPMDRLLAEGGALERVLAPGGPLDRLLVEGGALDRITQTGGALELLLSPGGPLDRLLAENGALDRITHENGLLELLLREQGLADRLLAEDGFVEKLTADGGTLDQLLHLGDVLKDLQQSVLVLNRAVEPLGELANRVPNSLLRRKGAGPNPQIINQ
- a CDS encoding quinone-dependent dihydroorotate dehydrogenase, producing MYRLLFSLLLRRLDPEKAHTLAFGLLRLVTALPPLRWLLARVFTVRDPALRSTVLGIDFPAPLGLAAGFDKDATGVDAWEALGFGSVEVGTVTAHAQPGNPKPRMFRLVDDRAVVNRMGFNNHGAGAAADALRRRRTHLPVGVNIGKTKVVPAAEAADDYVQSARLLAPLADYLVVNVSSPNTPGLRDLQAVESLRPLLRAVQDTVSIPVLVKIAPDLSDADVDAIADLAVELGVAGIVATNTTVSRAGLRTPATTVEAIGAGGISGAPVAARSVEVLRRLHGRVGQELVLISVGGIETAEDAWERIAAGASLVQGYSGFVYGGPFYARRIHKGLARILRREGFTSIEQAVGSAARV
- a CDS encoding DUF5703 family protein; the encoded protein is MIEYEYHPLRLPPGVSRVTATMQLSIQAEFGGWELSRVRLYSDGSRRVILRRRKTGQQLPAPST
- a CDS encoding aldo/keto reductase, whose protein sequence is MEQTSVGASGLRVSQTGLGTLTWGRDTSSDEAAAQLVAFVDAGGTLVDVSPAYAGGAAQRVVGELIGDLVPRSAVVLSAASGLHPGGLVDCSRRALLSQLDETLSELGTDHLDLWQVSSWDPHTPVSEVVDTLEHAVSTGRTRYAGLRDHAGWQLATAVSQGQRSGVVAVQTEYSLLDRTPERELLPAARHHGLGLLAAVPLARGVLTGKYRTGVPADSRGASAHLAAGLAAHRGEDAARVVEAVVTAAEGLGVSPLAVALAWVREQPGVASAIVGARTAAQLTGVLAERDVILPTAIRAALDDVSSG